The window ataaaaaaaaaattataaaatttcgaatttgaaaacatataatctgaaactataaaaaaaattatttttttcattttcattttttttatttttattttttttatttttatttattttgtttgtttatttaattttaaaccaagagtATAAGAgatattttaccttttaataaatatcatttttgtgactttctctttctagtgctatttttgagacataaacttcaaaatgtgttattattgacaattgcccttatttaaaactattacgatcgatttataagcctttaaattaaattataaattcttatagaATACTTTATCAAGTTTATTATAACCGATTTATAAAGCTAAGGGTTTGTCTTTATTATCTAGTTATTATGTTATTAAGGGAAAGTGTGAAGGGCCATTTCGTCAATTTGCGTATCGGGTCAATTAACGGAGATGACGCATCCGGTGACCTTATCCCTTCGCcggtcagaaaaaaaaatctcggATCTCCTCTTCCCAAAACAacttcagatctgaaaaatccaTGGACGAAGAAGACGAGACTCGGTCCCCAAAATCTCCTGGAGATTCCTTGTCACCTGCACCTTCCTCTCCTCCTCCGATTTTACCTACCAGCGACGTCACGGTTGCCTCTGCGACGAAACCGCCTCAATCTCTAGCTTTAGTGGTTCACACTCCTTCCGTTGTTGGAGGTAGCAGAAACGGACGAAGCGgaggcggcggaggaggaggagggagagACGATTGTTGGAGCGAAGAAGCGACGAAGGTTCTAATCGAAGCGTGGGGGGAGCGATTCTCGGAGCCGGGGAAGGGGACGTTGAAGCAGCAACAGTGGAAGGAAGTAGCAGAGGTGGTGAACGAGAGCCGTCAATGCAAGTACCTCAAAACAGATGTTCAGTGTAAGAACAGGATCGATACGGTGAAGAAGAAGTATAAGCAGGAGAAGGCCAAGATCGCTTCTGGTGATGGGCCTAGCAAATGGCTTTTCTTCAAAAAGCTCGAGTCTTTGATCGGTGGTGCTGGTGGCAACAGCACTAAGGCTCCAATGGGACGACGTCAGGGCAATAAAGGAACGGTTTTGAAGAGAGGCTCTGATTCGATGAGGTGGCATTTTAGGAAACGGAGTGCTTCCGAGACCGAGTCTGAGTCTGATCCTGAGCCTGAGCCTGAGCATTCTCCTCCTGACTCAGCTGAGAGtctcccaccaccaccaccaccgtcgCAACTGGTGTCGAAGCGGTTGAAGATGGATGAGTTAGGAGGGAGTGGAGTTGGAGATGTGGCGAAGGCGATTCTTGGATTCACCGAGGCGTACGAGAAGGCGGAGACTGCTAAGCTGAAGCTGATGATGGAGTTGGAGAAGGAGAGGATGAAGTTCGTTAAAGAGATGGAGTTGCAGAGAATGCAGTTCTTGAAAACTCAGATGGAGATGACTCAGAACGATCGAGAGGAGGAGAGGAGCAAGCCAAGGATCAATGATGATGATGTCAAGAATAATGGCGATGTAAGTAGCTGACAATTGAACACACAAAATGTTTTATTCTGATACTGCAATGATTAAAAACCGTCTCTAGATTGCTGGATTAGGATTTGatgttgctgttgttgttgtgcTTTATGGTATGTGTAAATGTAGAACTCTGATCATCATCGTGctgttgttgctgttgttgttaTCTTATCTTGTCTGAAACAATTggcaaataaaaaacaaaactttgaaCTTGAGTGTCCTGAAACTTATGTTTTCTTAGAAACAAGATGACACACACCACCTTATAGGATATTCACCATGTCTAAAAGTACAACGAGATTAGAGAAAAACCTTAGGAAGATACATGTATTTGATTAGTCAGCATATGTATCCATAATTAAAACATCCTTAATTAAGGTAAAGCTAATAATTAACCTCACTAAATATATTCTTTCTCACCTCTCTACCTCTATAAAACCATTTTCCTTGCATAAGAAGATAAGAGACAAAAAAGCCAAATAGTTtgtaaaaagatatatattgtagttatatatttttggataacatTTTGATCGGATGGGGTTCCTACACAAGCTGTGGGATGATACGGTGGCCGGACCGGCGCCGGAAAGTGGTCTCGGAAAATTGAGAAAGCTTCATTCTTTATCCACCGTCCGATCTCCTCTATCCAGCATTACCAAGGCGAATAACAATGTCTGTGGACTCGGGAAATTGAAGATGGATCCAGGTCTTGTTCCGGATTCTCCGACCGGGTCAAGCATCAACCCGGGGACGCCTTTGACCCGTAATTATTTCTCCTCCTTCCTCTAAAACTACacaaaagaaaatgttaaaaagacGAGTGATTATTTCCATTGTATTCATTTTGCATGGTTTCAAGGTGTTACGTAATGatagattttaaatagttttttttaaagcataTCAATGTcaaattaaagaacaaaagaaagaatattttttttatgttcgtCATATGTACCTATATAGTATAAACCATTGTTATTTCTTAAATAGTAAACGAATGGTATGTTCTATAAATATTTACGAAGGTCAACTCATATTTATCTTATACTAGTATAATTTTATTCTAAGAACACAAATGAAAAGGTTTATAAACTATCTATGCAGCGGGAACACCATGTGATAACTTTGGACCATTCAGCGCCGAGAAAGTCCCTTCCGCCGGTGAAGCCGATGCCGCAAGTCTCACTTCTTATGAATGGTTAATATAATCAACTCCGTCACCTTGTTTTGATTATACGTCTCTTGTATAATTGCAACATTGCCT is drawn from Brassica napus cultivar Da-Ae unplaced genomic scaffold, Da-Ae ScsIHWf_1457;HRSCAF=2047, whole genome shotgun sequence and contains these coding sequences:
- the LOC125597407 gene encoding trihelix transcription factor ASIL1-like; protein product: MDEEDETRSPKSPGDSLSPAPSSPPPILPTSDVTVASATKPPQSLALVVHTPSVVGGSRNGRSGGGGGGGGRDDCWSEEATKVLIEAWGERFSEPGKGTLKQQQWKEVAEVVNESRQCKYLKTDVQCKNRIDTVKKKYKQEKAKIASGDGPSKWLFFKKLESLIGGAGGNSTKAPMGRRQGNKGTVLKRGSDSMRWHFRKRSASETESESDPEPEPEHSPPDSAESLPPPPPPSQLVSKRLKMDELGGSGVGDVAKAILGFTEAYEKAETAKLKLMMELEKERMKFVKEMELQRMQFLKTQMEMTQNDREEERSKPRINDDDVKNNGDVSS
- the LOC125597408 gene encoding dormancy-associated protein homolog 4-like; the protein is MGFLHKLWDDTVAGPAPESGLGKLRKLHSLSTVRSPLSSITKANNNVCGLGKLKMDPGLVPDSPTGSSINPGTPLTPGTPCDNFGPFSAEKVPSAGEADAASLTSYEWIVINACALDR